The window CGGCAAGCGGCTCGCACCGCGCCTGGGCAACTGGTACGCCACCGTCGTCGGCGTGCTGGGCTTCGGGGTGGCCGTCGGCCTCGCCTACGTCCTCCTGCCCGGGATCAACGAGGTGCCCGAGGACTTCTCGGCCACCCTGCTCTGGCAGTTCCGGATCTCGGCGCTCGCCATCCAGCTCACCCTCTGGGCCACCTTCGGCCTGGTCTTCGGCCACCTCGCCGAACGGCTCCTCGCCCCGAAGCCCGCGACCACCGCGGCGCCCCGGGAGACCGCGCAGAAGGCCGCCGCGTCCGCGCTCTGACCAGCACCGGCACGGCGACCCGCACGACCGGGGCCGGCGGGGACGACCTTCCGTCGTCCCTGCCGGCCCGGTTCGCATTCGATGGCAATGCGCCCGTCCCACCACTGAGTTGACGCGCCGAGGGCTTCAGTCGGGGGGCCGGTCATGACCGCGGGCGGGTGAGGTCCGGTTCGTCGTCCCACCGCACCGGTGTGGCGGTGCCCGCGAGCCAGTCACGGCGCAGGACGGCGTACCCGACGCTGTCGTGAGCCGGGCCGTCGCCCGCGGGCCAGGCCTCCCGGTAGTGCGCCTCCTTGACGTAGCCGCAGCGCAGGAACGTGCGACGCATGGCCAGGTTGTCCCGGCGGGTGGTTCCCTCGACACGGCTCACCTGCGGGAACTCGTCGAACAGATAGCGCGTCAGCCAGTCCAGTGCCCGGCTGCCGAGACCCTGGCCGCGGTGCGGTGCGGCGAGCCTCAGGTCGAACACCGGGGTCTCGTCGCCCAGGTCCTCCAGGCGGATCAGGCCGACGTCCCGGCCGTCGGCGGTGATCCAGAACGTCCGGGTCCGCGGGCCGTCGAACAGGCCGTCCGCCACCCACCGGCGAGCCTGGTCGGCGTGGACCCGGGCGGTGCTGTGGAACGGCCACTCGTGGCCGCCGAGGAAGGCGACCAGCGCGTCCGTCTCGGCGGGCCGGTCGGGCAGGGAACGTCGGTAGGTGATCTCCACCGGGGCACCCTACGCGCGGGAGGCGCCGGGCTCCCAGGCGTTTTCGACGGGACAGCGGCCCGTCCGGCCTCACCGGCGGCCGGACTCCGGTCCGACAGCCGGGCGGGCGGTCAGCACGCGGGTGGTGCTGCCGTCGTCCTCCTGGATGTCCCGGACGTGTGCGAAGCCGATCCTGGTCAGCAGGGTCAGCGAGGCGCTGTTCGGCGCGGCCACCGTGGCGTGCACCTCGGGCAGCCCGAGGGTGCCGAAGCCGTGGCCCACGAGGGCCCGGGCCAACTCCGTGCCCAGGCCGGACCCCCACGCCGCCGGAGCCAGCGCGTAGACGATCTCGTGGCCCCCGACCGCGTCGGTCGGCTTGATCTCGGCGTGCCCGATCAACGCGCCGTCCCGGCGGACGGCCCAGACGTCGAAGAGGTCCTGCGCGTAGACCTTGGTGAAGATCCGCCCGAACAGGGCCCGGTCCTCCTCCTCGGAGGCGGGGCCGTCGCCCATCCACCGCGACACCCGCGCGTCCTGGAACAGGGCCACGAAGGCCTCCTCGTCCTCGGGGACGTAGCGGTCCAGGAGCAGCCGCTCGGTGCGCAGGATCGGGGTCTGCCTCATGGACGGCGACGCTACCCACCGGACGCCGCACCCGACAAACCACTTTCCCGGGCAGGTGAACCGGTGGGCGGGTCGGGCCGTAGGCCGTGCTGACCCTGCCTTCCCCCGGGGCGGACCCACCGCCGTGGACCACGCGGCCTGACGGGCCCTCCGGGGCTTCCGGGGCCTCCAGGCGGTCAGAACGGGGCCGGCAATCGGCGTGAGGGGCTCACCAGGATCTTGCGTCCCCGTCCGGCCTCGAAGCCGGCGGCTTAGGCGCACCCCGGCTTCCGCGCCGTAGCGGGCCGCTCGCTGCCGCGGGCCCCGGGTGCACCCTCTAGGCTCGGTGGGTCGGAGATCAAGGAAGAGGGCGACACGTGGGCGGCTGGGACAGGGCACTGGACGCGGCCGGGGTGGCCGACCCCGGGCTGCGCGACGACTACGGCCGGCAGCGCCGGCAGGTGACGCGGTACAAGCCGGAGGCCGTCCTGGCCGCCCGGCTCCTGCTGCCCGCCCGGCTCGTGCCGCACGTCATCGCGGCCACCGCCTACATGCACCGCACCGACACCCTGCTCGACAGCGGCCCGCTGGACGGCCGGAAGGCGGCGTACGCGCGCTGGGAACGGGAGGTCGCCGACAGCCTCGCCGCCGGCCGGACCGACGACCCCGAGCTGCGGCCGCTGCTGAACACCGTCGCCGCGCACCCAGCCCTGCGCGACCGCGCGCTGGAGCACCTCGCCGGAGCCGTCGCCGACCTCGACTTCACCGGCTTCGCCACCGAGGCCGACTACCAGCGCTACCTGGACGCCTACTCGTTGCCCGCGTTCATGGTCGTCGCCACCCTGCTCGGCCCGGACGGCGACCAGAGCGCCTACCGCAGCGCCTGCCGCACCTTCATCGACGCCAGCCAGCGGCTGGACTTCGTCAGCGACCTCGCCGAGGACCTCGCCGACGGCCGTCTGACGATCCCCGAGCAGACCCTGGCCCGGCACGGGGTGACCCGCGCCGATCTGGAGCGGGGCGAGAGCCTCCCGGCCGTCCGGACGCTGGTCACCGAACAGCTCGACCTGGTCGACCGCACCCTCGCCGAGGGCCCCGCCCTGATCGCCCTCGTCCCGCCAGCCCACCGGCCGATGGTCCGCTGCACGATCGGCCTGGACGAACTGACCAGCGCCGCCGCCCGCGCCGACGTCCCGGCCCTGCTGCGCCGTTCGGCCGGACCGCCCAGGCCCGCCGCCCTCCGCCTGCTCGGCCGCGAGTACCTCCGGGCCCGCCGAGTGCGCGGCTGAGCGGTACCCGACCTGCCCACCACGCCAGCGGGCATTACTGCTTGACAGGGTGCGTAATACTGTAACGCGCACGGGCCCGAGCGCCGGCGGCGCCGGACCGACGGGCCCCTCCCAGCGAGCTCGGAGCACGACATGCACCCCTTCCTCGACCAGCCGGGGCCGCTGGCCTTCGCACACCGGGGCGGTGACCTCGGCCGTCCGGAGAACTCGCTCGCGGCCTTCGAGGCCGCCGTGGCCCTCGGGTACCGCTACCTCGAAACGGATGTGCACGCCACCGCCGACGGCGTCCTGGTGGCCTTCCACGACTCCCGCCTGGACCGCGTCACCGACCGCACCGGCGCGGTGGCCGACCTGCCCTGGGAGACCGTCAGGCAGGCCCGGATCGGCGGCACCGAACCGGTACCGCTGCTGGAGGACCTGCTCGGCGCGTTCCCGGAGGCCCGCTTCAACGTCGACGTCAAGGCGATGCCGGCCGTCGGACCGCTGGTCGGGGCGGTCCGCCGGACGAACTCCTGGGACCGGGTCTGCGTCGGCGGCTTCTCCGACAGCCGCCTCTCGGCCGTCCGCGCCGCCGCCGGCCCCCGGCTGGCCACCTCGCTCGGCCCCCGCGAGGTGGCCCGGCTGCGGCTGCGCTCGCTGGCCGGGCCGCTGCTGCGGGGCCCCGGGGCGCCGTTCGCCGGGGTGTGCGCGCAGGTGCCGGAGCGGCACCGGGGCGTGCCGGTCGTCGACCGCGCCTTCGTCCGCGCCGCCCACCGGCTCGGCCTGCCGGTGCACGTCTGGACGGTGGACGACCCCACACGGATCGGGGCTCTCCTCGACCTCGGGGTGGATGGCATCATGGCCGATCGCATCGACGTCCTGCGGGACGTCCTCGGCGAGCGCGGCTGCTGGACCGACGGCAGCACCGGCTCCAGCACGGTGACAGGAGCCTCATGAGCACCACGGCCCACCTTCCGGACCGCCAGGCGGTCACCACCGACGACCGGGCCCTGCGCCGGATGCAGTTCGGCTGGTACATCAACGACTGGGCGAACGCCGCCTTCTCGGCCACCGTCCTGACGGTGTTCCTCGGGCCGTACCTGACCTCGGTGGCCAAGAACGCCGCCGACGCGGCCGGCGACGTGCACCCGCTCGGCCTCTCGATCCGCGCCGGATCGTTCTTCCCCTACACGGTCTCCTTCTCCGTGCTGATCTCGGTGGCGGCGATGCTGCTGACCGGGACGGTCGCGGACCGCACCGGGCGGCACAAGGAGCTGATGTGCGGCGCCGCCTACGTCGGCGCGGTCGCCACGATGGGGATGTTCTTCCTCGACGGCGACCGCTACCTGCTCGGCGGCGCGCTGCTGGTGGTCGCCAACATCGCGTACGCGGTGTCGGTCGCGCTCTCCTACGCCTACCTGCCGGCCCTGGCCACCCCCGACGAACGCGACACCGTCTCCTCCAAGGGCTGGGCGTACGGCTACGCCGGCGGCGGCCTGCTGCTGGTCGCCAACCTCGCGCTGTTCGAGGGCCACGACGCGCTCGGCCTGTCCTCCGGCACCGCCGTGCGGATCTGCCTGGCCTCGGCCGGCCTGTGGTGGGCGCTGTTCACCATCGTCCCGATGCTGCGGCTGCCGTCCCGGGCCGGCGCGGCGCCCGAGCGCGCCGCGGCCGCACCCGACAACCGGCCCACCGCCGGGAGCCTGCGC of the Kitasatospora sp. NBC_01246 genome contains:
- a CDS encoding GNAT family N-acetyltransferase, which produces MEITYRRSLPDRPAETDALVAFLGGHEWPFHSTARVHADQARRWVADGLFDGPRTRTFWITADGRDVGLIRLEDLGDETPVFDLRLAAPHRGQGLGSRALDWLTRYLFDEFPQVSRVEGTTRRDNLAMRRTFLRCGYVKEAHYREAWPAGDGPAHDSVGYAVLRRDWLAGTATPVRWDDEPDLTRPRS
- a CDS encoding GNAT family N-acetyltransferase, encoding MRQTPILRTERLLLDRYVPEDEEAFVALFQDARVSRWMGDGPASEEEDRALFGRIFTKVYAQDLFDVWAVRRDGALIGHAEIKPTDAVGGHEIVYALAPAAWGSGLGTELARALVGHGFGTLGLPEVHATVAAPNSASLTLLTRIGFAHVRDIQEDDGSTTRVLTARPAVGPESGRR
- a CDS encoding phytoene/squalene synthase family protein, with the protein product MGGWDRALDAAGVADPGLRDDYGRQRRQVTRYKPEAVLAARLLLPARLVPHVIAATAYMHRTDTLLDSGPLDGRKAAYARWEREVADSLAAGRTDDPELRPLLNTVAAHPALRDRALEHLAGAVADLDFTGFATEADYQRYLDAYSLPAFMVVATLLGPDGDQSAYRSACRTFIDASQRLDFVSDLAEDLADGRLTIPEQTLARHGVTRADLERGESLPAVRTLVTEQLDLVDRTLAEGPALIALVPPAHRPMVRCTIGLDELTSAAARADVPALLRRSAGPPRPAALRLLGREYLRARRVRG
- a CDS encoding glycerophosphodiester phosphodiesterase, with protein sequence MHPFLDQPGPLAFAHRGGDLGRPENSLAAFEAAVALGYRYLETDVHATADGVLVAFHDSRLDRVTDRTGAVADLPWETVRQARIGGTEPVPLLEDLLGAFPEARFNVDVKAMPAVGPLVGAVRRTNSWDRVCVGGFSDSRLSAVRAAAGPRLATSLGPREVARLRLRSLAGPLLRGPGAPFAGVCAQVPERHRGVPVVDRAFVRAAHRLGLPVHVWTVDDPTRIGALLDLGVDGIMADRIDVLRDVLGERGCWTDGSTGSSTVTGAS
- a CDS encoding MFS transporter — protein: MSTTAHLPDRQAVTTDDRALRRMQFGWYINDWANAAFSATVLTVFLGPYLTSVAKNAADAAGDVHPLGLSIRAGSFFPYTVSFSVLISVAAMLLTGTVADRTGRHKELMCGAAYVGAVATMGMFFLDGDRYLLGGALLVVANIAYAVSVALSYAYLPALATPDERDTVSSKGWAYGYAGGGLLLVANLALFEGHDALGLSSGTAVRICLASAGLWWALFTIVPMLRLPSRAGAAPERAAAAPDNRPTAGSLRELARTLRGMREHPLTLLYLGAFLCYNDGIQTVVSQASLYGSEELGMDQTSLVAAVLLVQIVAIGGALLLGRIARRYGAKRTVLGSLVGWVVTLALGYVMPAHQPAWFFVLACMIGLVLGGSQALSRSLFSHLIPAGREAEYFSLYKVSDRGTSWMGPLVFGLAYQITGSYRSAIISLLVFFVIGFALLTKVPLRRAIEAVGNPVPERL